In Thermococcus sp. MV5, the genomic window AGCTTTTGAGATTTGTTTTATCATCAAGGTTACAAAAACCGATTCTGAATCATCACCCAAGGCCAAAAGAACGTGACTGGCATCTTCAACATTCACCCGTTCTAAAGTTTCCCTATTTGTGAATTCCCCAATTATGACCTCAGTTTCCTCTGGAAGATTTAACCTCTTTCGTTCATTTTCATCTGGCAACACCACTATAATAGGCCTGTTCTCAGCCTGTTTGTTTGATATAGCATCTATAAGTTCTAAAAGTGCGCTCTCAACGCTCTCTCCCCTACCCATAATAATATAATGATCCTTAAATTTCACTTTATGCATACCCATCATCCTCCGTATAGATCCAGATAAAAAGTATTCAGCTAAAATTGAAACAAAAGCTGTAAAAGTAGCTATTCCTGCAATAGATGCAAATATTGCGATTATCCTTCCTAAAAGTGTGTTTGGCGTCACGTCGCCATAACCAATAGTGGCCATTGTAATCACGGCCCAATAAAGGGCTGTAAAAAACCCTACATTTTCAGCATACATATATAGAAAGGCTAAGATAATTGCGAGTAGGATAACAGCAAGGGCTAGTACAAATATTTTGCTCCTCTTAAGTTTAAACCTTAGTTTTATGAGCTTTCTAACAAGGGGGACAGGTATCATGACATTTTAGTATATCGCCTAGGAAGTTAAAAAGATTAGCACCTCCAGTGGAAATATTACTCCAAATTGTTGCATTAAGTAGGCCATTACAAATCAATAAAATACATTGGTGTCCATATGTTCCAGTGGAAATAAAGGTCTTTTTCGATATCCATATTAACGCTTAATAAGATATCACATCGGCCCCCCAGAGTTGTATTTCCACTGGAGCCTAGTTTGAAATAATGGACGGATTTTGTCAGAGAATCAAAAATAAAGACTGTTTATAAAGCTTCTTTTTGTTCGTAAATATAAATTCGTTCACTTGCTTTAATTCTTGTTTTTAATTTTCCCAATGGTTTTACTAATATTTATTAAATTTTCTGAACAATGTTCATAGATAAATATATATACCCCAAGGAATAAAAACAATGGGAGTGTTTACACCATTTTAATTAAAATATATGGTGTTTCCGCACAGGTTCCAGTGGAAATGAAACTCTGGGGGGTGAAGCTTCTGTTTACTTGGGTAACAAAATATAAGCAGTTTTGTTTAACAACATGGATATAAATGTACTCTAATGATCACATTTTAATGAACATAAATGTACATTTTTCTTCCAAGAGAAATCCTCAATTGGACACGTCTGCTCGTTTGCATTTGTAAAATTTCCTCATGATTTCTCTTGAGTTTAGGAGTAGATTTCCATTGGAAGCATGGACTTAAATACTTCAAGTGTTCACTTCATATGGTGGTTCAAGTGGAAGTTATCGAGTGGTTGAAAGAGGGACATGATGGTGCAAAAGATATTGTGGATCTCCCCTGGAATGTAATGAAAAAGACAGAGGGAGTGTTCATTGCTGAATATCCAAAGATTCCTTTTGTATTGAACGTGGTGATAACTGAAGAGTTTGTTCACTTGATAGTCCCTAGTGGAGTAGAAACTGTGGCATTAGAGCTACCCGAGCGGTTAAAAGTTTATCACACATTGTTGATTCTCAATGAAAAATTAAATCTTCTTAAGTTCACTATAAGTGGAATGAATGAAGAGATAATGTTGAGAGTGGATCTTGACAGAAAAACTCTTGGAAAAGCGGAGTTTAATGACGCCCTAACGGCCCTCCTCATAGGTTTGAATCAACTAATATTGGCTCTGGGCTTGGAAGAGGAATTTGCCCGTGCAGTATTTGAGAGAATTGCCTTGATGGTTATGGATCGTTTGGAAAAAGGCATGAAAAAAGATGAAATTTTGAAATTCTTGGTCGTTAAAGTTGGAATGGATACTAAAGATGCTGAAGAGTTCTTAAAGAGGATAATTGAAGAAAGAAAACCAAAGGAGGAAGTTGGTTATTTTTAATCATCTCTCAATTTTCAACTTTTCTAATTTTCTGCACAGGTTCCAGTGGAAATGAAACTCTTGATATATGTCTTTCATAAATCTTAACTTTAACTCATTAAGTTTTGTTTTTCCTCCAAATTCGCCAAATACTAACACGTTGTTTATCTCAATTACTCCAAAAACTGCCGCCAAGTTAAACAAAAGTGTTCTCAACTGGTATCCACTTGCATACTGTTCATTAAGTTCTTTATGTGGGTACTGGAAGAGGAAATACTCAAGTCCCTCCATCCTCGCCATGTCTGTCATTGCTATATCTGCAGTTAAGAGCACAACTAAGGAAGGCGTATTCCTATCGAATTCCTTTAAGGTTTTGATTATTAATTCATCATTAGTGTTTGTCTTTTCGTTAATACTCTTGACCTCGATTATCTTGTCTTTGATCTTTTCATACTCTCTTAGAGCTATATAAGTGGCTTTTCGTGATCTCTTCATCCTTCTGTTGCTAAATTCATGGAGGAGATGAGGATTATGTAAAATCCTCTTAAACTCTCTCAATTGGGTGGGGGTGTATTTAAAATTCATTGCATTTTCTATTTCCTTTTTCACAAGATCTACTATTGCTATTTGAACTCCTTCTACACCCCTGAACTTGGAAAGGAATGCATGATATAAGAGGTTTGTATCTGGAGCGAAGATAATTTTCTTCGTTAAGCTTTTATAAGCTCTTAATTTTTCATCAAATTCATCCATGTTTTCATATGTTATTACTCCACTGGATATGAAGCATTCGTAAAAATCCCTATGGGTTGGGAGGTCATAAAAATACCTTTCATTTCCTTTTAAAATATGATAAAAGTCATTTTCGTGTGCGAGAACATTTATCTTGTAACCTTGTTTGTATGGATAGGCCTCGAGAAGTGGAAGTTCATATAGTGGTGCCTTCACTTGGATCTTATTGTTTCTCTGGATTAAGTTGATCAGGATTTGTAGTTCTGCTTTTTTTATAATCTCTTCCATCTTCGGCCCTCCATGAAGTCTTTTAACCTTTGCACATGTAGAGGGATCATCATATATGGCCTGCTGGCATATTCAAGATCTCTGAGGGAGAGGTAGAAAAGGTGCTCTACTTCCAGTGGAAGTGCATGGATAGTAGCTCCTGCAACAAGAGCTTTTCTTCCAGAGGTGATGTCTATTGCAATCTCATACTCTTTCTCTTTCAATGTTTCTAAAAGGGCTCCAATCTTCTCATCAGCTTCAAGAAAGTTGTCCTCTTCAATGATTTCCCACTTAATTTTTGGGGAGAAATCATAAGCTTCGGAGATTATTTTTAAAGCCTCTACAGCCTTTGGGAGATTTTGTTTGTAGGCATTTTCTAGGAAAATGTAAATTTCATCGGGTTTGTATCCATTCATAACTGTAGCATAGTATGCGTTCACCATGGCCCATGTGGATCTTCCGAGCATTGTTATGTATGCTTTCATTCTCCTCACTTTAGTCTATAAGTATGAGACCATACAAAACACTTTCGGAAAAGTCTAGATTCACGATAGTTGAGAGTTCTATTCCGATTGCGTCGATTGAGGGCCTCACTTTCTCTGGCATTTTGCATTTTCTACTTTTTTCAAATTCACATTCTTCGCATAGGTTGCAATTTCCAGGAAAGAAGGCTATTGCATAGAAATTTCCATTTTTAAATAACTCTTGCTCCTTGGTGAGAAGGTACCTCAAAATTTCTCGTTTTTCCTCTTCGAATTTATCAGGCTTAATTGTGAATTTTATCAAAAGAGCGGTTTGATAATGTTTTAGTAATTCCTTTGTTTCTTTCCATGAAGGAACATATGGGGGGCAAGAGGGACTTTTCCCATAACTTGGACAGCTTCTACACTTCCATACTGGTCGGGGTGAAATTTTAATGCTACTTGTGGGGATTTCTTTTTCCCAAACGATTTTCATGAAAAAATGTTGAAGGATAACGTTAAAAATTTAATCC contains:
- a CDS encoding DNA-binding protein translates to MEVIEWLKEGHDGAKDIVDLPWNVMKKTEGVFIAEYPKIPFVLNVVITEEFVHLIVPSGVETVALELPERLKVYHTLLILNEKLNLLKFTISGMNEEIMLRVDLDRKTLGKAEFNDALTALLIGLNQLILALGLEEEFARAVFERIALMVMDRLEKGMKKDEILKFLVVKVGMDTKDAEEFLKRIIEERKPKEEVGYF
- a CDS encoding PIN domain-containing protein, with product MEEIIKKAELQILINLIQRNNKIQVKAPLYELPLLEAYPYKQGYKINVLAHENDFYHILKGNERYFYDLPTHRDFYECFISSGVITYENMDEFDEKLRAYKSLTKKIIFAPDTNLLYHAFLSKFRGVEGVQIAIVDLVKKEIENAMNFKYTPTQLREFKRILHNPHLLHEFSNRRMKRSRKATYIALREYEKIKDKIIEVKSINEKTNTNDELIIKTLKEFDRNTPSLVVLLTADIAMTDMARMEGLEYFLFQYPHKELNEQYASGYQLRTLLFNLAAVFGVIEINNVLVFGEFGGKTKLNELKLRFMKDIYQEFHFHWNLCRKLEKLKIER
- a CDS encoding TrkA family potassium uptake protein, which codes for MIPVPLVRKLIKLRFKLKRSKIFVLALAVILLAIILAFLYMYAENVGFFTALYWAVITMATIGYGDVTPNTLLGRIIAIFASIAGIATFTAFVSILAEYFLSGSIRRMMGMHKVKFKDHYIIMGRGESVESALLELIDAISNKQAENRPIIVVLPDENERKRLNLPEETEVIIGEFTNRETLERVNVEDASHVLLALGDDSESVFVTLMIKQISKAKVFVEVLKHESVHLLKQAGADRVITSRTLTGRLLASSIFEPEVVDVIDDITTALGNYDITSMKVQEVEGKTFKEAFEALYSKGFFLLGYATDKIHLIPSLDEKIPQGAKLLVIRSTK
- a CDS encoding DUF2284 domain-containing protein; translation: MKIVWEKEIPTSSIKISPRPVWKCRSCPSYGKSPSCPPYVPSWKETKELLKHYQTALLIKFTIKPDKFEEEKREILRYLLTKEQELFKNGNFYAIAFFPGNCNLCEECEFEKSRKCKMPEKVRPSIDAIGIELSTIVNLDFSESVLYGLILID